The genomic region ATTAAACTTGAACAgaatgactaaattacccttttgtAACTACAGAGACCATATGTGTAAATTAGCATCAACTTTAAAAGTGGACGCCATGGTTCCAGCGTCACCATGGTAATGAGGAGGAAGAAGGGTTCAGGTGGAGCCCACAATCATTTCAACcaatacaaatttttttttttacttttgtttATAAGGGAGCTTTATCCCACACCGTGCAAGTTAAGGGAAGTCGTTAtaaagccccccccccccccccctccccagaCCTTCGTTCGCGCTGACCCTTCCGTAGCAGGTTTTTTCGGGCGTTTTCTAGGATCAGAAGGAACAACTTCGAGTCTGACTTAAAAAAATCAATCATTCATTTCTTTAAGCATATCAACGACATGGCATCATATATAGGAAGAAGATGCAATGTATTCTAACATAAAACATAATTAAGTTAAAAATTGTTAACTTATATAAATAGAAATAAAAGACATGAAAGAATGTGCACACAAAAAACAATGGAGGTATGTTTGTAGTTCTATCATCATTTTGTGCATCTATGTCGCCTTAAAATGGCACACTCCGTATTTGGCATATTAATTCCATTGTTAAACAAAAATGTAGGGCTAAATGTATTGACTCAATATcggttatgtaattttttttagttaattacacagatggacTCTATCGTCTATATTTGTTTTGCCTTTGAATACTAATTTTTTAGTATGTTTGAGGCTTGTGAATATCAATTTATAACGAGTTTGGGTATTAACACTAACTTCTATTAATTTTTCTATTAAACTTGAACAgaatgactaaattacccttttgtAACTACAGAGACCATATGTGTAAATTAGCATCAACTTTAAAAGTGGACGCCATGGTTCCAGCGTCACCATGGTAATGAGGAGGAAGAAGGGTTCAGGTGGAGCCCACAATCATTTCAACcaatacaaatttttttttttacttttgtttATAAGGGAGCTTTATCCCACACCGTGCAAGTTAAGGGAAGTCGTTATAAAGGCCCCCCCCCCCTCGCGGCTAATGGGATCCTACGTGTTGCTGACGTGTcttgataaagcccctaggggctccATCCCACACCTTCCAACTTAATATATAAGGTTGTTTCTTTAACCTgatattaataaaatatatatgatATTGAAAACCTAAATTAACCCgatattattaaaatatatatgaTATTGAAAACCTAAAAAGTATCCATGAATACAATAAAATAGTTACTTGTGATACAAATgttaaatttattattattaaactcTAGGACTAAAAAGTTGATATACTAATATAGTAACGGAAAACATGGATTTGACACTACAACTTTTGTCTCATTTTATTTTTCCCACCATATGCTTGCCGGCAGATCGACGATGATTTTTGTGATTTCAGGCAGAGCTGAGAAGATGTTGGACAACTCTTCAGGCAGTTGTCCCCTAAACTTCCAGTAACAGACGATCTCCCGGAGAAAAACTCCTTCGGCGGCATTCCGTTCAAGTAGTTTCCGTCAAGAAACAACCTACTCAATGTCGTCGTTCGGCTGTACTCCTCTGGGATCGGTCCTTGTAGCTTGTTGTATCGGAGCGACAGCGACGACAACATAGGGTACTTCGTGAAGTTTGCGGATAAGTAACCACTGATTTTGTTGTATCCGGCGTCGATGGCCACCAGGTCGCTGTCGATTGGTTTTAAGATTTCGATACCTGTGTATTCGTTTAAAAAGAAGTTATAGATTAGGGTATCAACAAGAGCAGTTTCTCTATCTTATAATAGTGAAAAAAAATTACCGAGTACTATAAAAAAGAAGTTATATATAGATTAGAGTATCAGCGAGAGGAGTTTCTCTATCTTATAATAGTGAACAAAAAAGAATTACCGAGTACTATAAAAAAAGTTATAGATTAGGGTATCAGCGAGAGCAGTTTCTCTATCTTATaatagtgaaaaacaaaaagaattgaGTACTATAATAGtgaaaaaaagaattattaagtACATTTGTATGTATATAATTGAGAACCCGTTGAAAATAAATTTATCGATTTTTTGAGAAGGGTATCTAGCGAGAGCAGTCTCACTATGAGTTTGTCTTGTGACGTGtaaaaaaagttattttagtgGGTACGTATGTTTGTATTCATAAATCCGTTAACAatactttttagattttttgagCAGGGGTATTAGCGGAAACAACCTTTCTGTCTATCTTgtgacaaataaaaaaaaattattttgctAGGTACGTTTGTTTGTAAATACCAGTGAACCCATTATCGGCGAGATTGACTTGCTGGAGGGCCGGTTGGAGGAAGAACCAGCCAGGAATTATTCCAGTAAGCGAATTATCACTGAGTTCGACAACTTCCAGCTGAGTCAACTCATTAAACGATGTTTTTGGCATGTCTCCAGAAAGACGATTAGCTTTAACTGCAAATTCTACTAGGTTTCGCCCGAGCTTAGGTAAGGGTCCAGTAAATTTGTTGAAACTGAGATCAAGCCGAGTTAAAGTGAGCAAACTCGACGTGTCCGGCAACGACCCAGACAGAAAATTATGAGAAATATCTAGGGTTTCAATAGCTTTGAGGTTAGAAATGACAGGTGGGATGGTGCCGGAGAATGAGTTGGATTGGAGAATGAGTGTTTGGAGGTTTGGGAGGGAGAAGAGGGAAGTGGGGATTGGGCCGGAGAGTTTGTTGTCGGAGAGATCGATTGTGGTGAGTTGGGTGAGTTGGGAAACGAGTGGGGAGAGAGTTCCGGCGTAACCGGCAGGATCGAAGGTGAGTTGGGTGACTCGGTTGGCGGAGCAGGAGAGGCCGCAGAGGAAATGTGTGACGTGAGGGTTGGAGCATGGATCGGAGGTGAAGTTCCAGGAGGCTAAGCAAGAGTAAGAAGGAATGGTGGTGGGATTGATGGCGGATTTTATGGCTTTGAGGGCGGAGACATCGGTGGAGAGTGTGGCCGCGGCTGCGGTGGTGgagaggaggaggaggaagaaCAGAGAGACGGTGGCGGCAGCCGCGGCGGTGACGGATGTCATGGTAATCACTGATCAAAGATTGAATGGAGGGAATGATGCAATGCGTTAAGTTAGGGGAGAAAAGAATGGGTTTTATTGGGGAGGT from Helianthus annuus cultivar XRQ/B chromosome 10, HanXRQr2.0-SUNRISE, whole genome shotgun sequence harbors:
- the LOC110885623 gene encoding LRR receptor-like serine/threonine-protein kinase RCH1, producing the protein MTSVTAAAAATVSLFFLLLLSTTAAAATLSTDVSALKAIKSAINPTTIPSYSCLASWNFTSDPCSNPHVTHFLCGLSCSANRVTQLTFDPAGYAGTLSPLVSQLTQLTTIDLSDNKLSGPIPTSLFSLPNLQTLILQSNSFSGTIPPVISNLKAIETLDISHNFLSGSLPDTSSLLTLTRLDLSFNKFTGPLPKLGRNLVEFAVKANRLSGDMPKTSFNELTQLEVVELSDNSLTGIIPGWFFLQPALQQVNLADNGFTGIEILKPIDSDLVAIDAGYNKISGYLSANFTKYPMLSSLSLRYNKLQGPIPEEYSRTTTLSRLFLDGNYLNGMPPKEFFSGRSSVTGSLGDNCLKSCPTSSQLCLKSQKSSSICRQAYGGKNKMRQKL